One segment of Methanolinea mesophila DNA contains the following:
- a CDS encoding DUF357 domain-containing protein has protein sequence MTVPSPCDELRARLSGSNALHAPEGSIFHREGEEILGMARAYCRDAATFSRDSDLVNEFAACWYALAWLDCGECLGIVSTSGARREWPPGPSGIGPEEKEKLDEKTFRYQRLLSGACTGLEPAAERETVPCEAADRVLTVGRVFLAWGGEYIRMGQMDAALACFSYGHGWLDCGVRTGLFRITGERDLFTV, from the coding sequence ATGACGGTCCCTTCACCCTGCGACGAGCTCAGAGCCCGGCTTTCGGGAAGCAATGCACTCCACGCACCGGAGGGGAGCATCTTCCACCGGGAAGGAGAAGAGATCCTTGGAATGGCCCGGGCATATTGCAGGGATGCCGCAACGTTTTCCCGCGATTCCGACCTGGTGAACGAGTTCGCGGCCTGCTGGTACGCGCTCGCCTGGCTTGACTGCGGGGAATGCCTGGGAATCGTATCCACCTCCGGAGCCCGCCGGGAGTGGCCGCCGGGTCCTTCGGGGATCGGACCGGAGGAAAAGGAAAAACTCGACGAAAAGACGTTTCGTTACCAGCGGCTGCTCTCCGGAGCCTGCACCGGCCTGGAACCTGCCGCCGAGCGGGAGACGGTCCCGTGCGAGGCAGCGGACCGGGTCCTGACTGTCGGGCGGGTATTCCTCGCATGGGGTGGGGAGTATATCCGGATGGGCCAAATGGACGCCGCCCTCGCGTGCTTCAGTTACGGTCACGGGTGGCTGGACTGCGGGGTCCGGACCGGGCTGTTCAGGATTACCGGCGAACGGGACCTCTTCACGGTGTGA
- a CDS encoding bifunctional nuclease family protein, whose product MDPVRCTVKGVYVAVGAAGASPAVILNTGENRFLPIYIGLWEAISINNALNNELSPRPLTHDLFVEFFKKFNIRLLSLKIDSLEEGVYYATMLLDRDSVEATMDCRPSDGIALSVRCDAEILIDPGVVESSSVPFDELPRLVDLNSYFSG is encoded by the coding sequence ATGGATCCGGTCAGGTGCACGGTCAAGGGAGTGTATGTGGCGGTGGGAGCCGCGGGGGCATCACCCGCGGTGATCCTGAATACGGGGGAGAACAGGTTCCTCCCCATCTATATCGGGCTCTGGGAGGCAATCTCCATCAATAACGCCCTGAACAACGAACTCTCCCCGAGGCCGCTCACCCACGACCTTTTCGTGGAGTTTTTCAAAAAATTCAATATCCGGCTCCTCTCCCTGAAGATCGATTCCCTTGAGGAGGGGGTATATTATGCCACCATGCTGCTTGACCGGGACTCGGTCGAGGCGACCATGGACTGCCGGCCAAGCGACGGGATCGCGCTCTCCGTCCGGTGCGATGCCGAGATCCTCATCGACCCCGGGGTGGTGGAATCGTCCTCGGTCCCCTTCGACGAGCTTCCCCGGTTAGTCGATCTCAATTCGTATTTCTCGGGTTAA
- the hisE gene encoding phosphoribosyl-ATP diphosphatase, with translation MSPCDQLGELWAVIDDRYNNPSPGSYVSGLATHAKGIDKALEKVGEEATEFIIAVKNGERARIVEEAADLQFHLMVALRGAGVEFDEVLDELAARKK, from the coding sequence ATGAGCCCGTGCGACCAGCTCGGGGAACTATGGGCGGTCATCGACGACCGGTACAATAACCCAAGTCCCGGGTCCTACGTGTCCGGCCTCGCGACTCATGCAAAGGGGATCGACAAGGCGCTCGAGAAGGTCGGCGAAGAGGCGACCGAGTTCATCATCGCGGTGAAGAACGGGGAAAGGGCGAGGATCGTCGAAGAGGCGGCGGACCTGCAGTTCCACCTCATGGTCGCGCTCCGGGGCGCCGGCGTGGAGTTCGACGAAGTCCTCGACGAGCTTGCGGCCCGGAAGAAATAA
- a CDS encoding NusA-like transcription termination signal-binding factor, translating to MDRSIGFKERRYIEELRILTKSTALDCIIDDRFERVIYIVKQGDMGLAIGKKGENIKRLQNVLGKRVEMVEYSEDRDEFVTNIFKPAEVERVEHDPASGHLNVYVRRKSDLGIAIGKGGCNIEKARLLTRRFFNLEIGEVLLTEAAE from the coding sequence ATGGATCGTAGTATCGGATTTAAAGAACGAAGATATATCGAAGAATTACGTATACTCACCAAATCCACCGCCCTTGATTGTATCATCGACGACAGGTTCGAACGCGTCATCTATATCGTGAAACAGGGTGATATGGGGCTTGCAATCGGGAAGAAAGGAGAAAATATTAAAAGACTCCAGAATGTCCTCGGAAAGCGGGTGGAGATGGTGGAATACTCCGAAGACCGCGATGAGTTCGTCACGAATATCTTCAAGCCGGCAGAGGTGGAGCGGGTGGAGCATGACCCGGCGAGCGGTCACCTGAACGTGTATGTCAGGCGAAAGAGCGACCTCGGGATCGCCATCGGGAAAGGCGGCTGCAATATCGAGAAGGCGCGGCTCCTCACCAGGAGGTTTTTCAACCTGGAGATCGGTGAGGTACTCCTCACGGAGGCGGCGGAATGA
- a CDS encoding SIMPL domain-containing protein, with amino-acid sequence MSYLTRKITLMAAVIMVLCALCFAPVTAQTGVSPDVKTISTSATGEVLATPDRADVYLGVQTENADVMTAQQENAQIMNKVVDAILATGVPKENIQTTGYSVYPVYDQSSNLFGQKVKYYQVTNTVQVTLTDVGMTGAVIDAAIAAGANQVQNIAFSLSPEKEQSLRNEVLTEAVTRTRADADAVAAALGVTIIGVQDATVGSYYPPVMYRSVNAGAADMSAAVPTPVEPGQVTVSATVSVNYLIN; translated from the coding sequence ATGAGTTATTTAACGCGAAAAATAACGCTCATGGCGGCGGTGATCATGGTGCTCTGCGCACTCTGCTTCGCACCCGTCACGGCACAGACCGGGGTCTCGCCCGATGTGAAGACCATCTCCACCTCTGCAACGGGAGAAGTGCTTGCAACGCCTGACCGTGCCGACGTGTATCTCGGGGTCCAGACCGAGAACGCCGACGTGATGACCGCACAGCAGGAGAACGCACAGATCATGAACAAGGTGGTGGATGCCATCCTCGCGACCGGAGTCCCGAAGGAGAACATCCAGACCACGGGATATTCGGTCTACCCTGTGTATGACCAGAGCTCGAACCTCTTCGGCCAGAAGGTGAAGTATTACCAGGTCACCAACACCGTGCAGGTCACGCTGACCGATGTAGGCATGACCGGTGCGGTGATCGATGCCGCGATCGCAGCCGGTGCGAACCAGGTGCAGAACATCGCGTTCAGTCTGAGCCCCGAAAAGGAGCAATCGCTCCGTAACGAGGTCCTTACCGAGGCGGTCACACGCACCCGGGCCGACGCGGACGCAGTCGCGGCAGCCCTCGGGGTGACTATCATCGGGGTGCAGGACGCCACCGTGGGATCCTATTACCCGCCGGTGATGTACCGCTCGGTAAATGCGGGTGCGGCGGACATGTCCGCGGCGGTCCCGACCCCCGTCGAACCGGGCCAGGTCACGGTAAGTGCTACGGTGTCGGTAAACTATCTCATAAATTAA
- a CDS encoding 3-isopropylmalate dehydratase large subunit — translation MGKTIVEKIFSSRCGRDVEAGEVVMAPIDAAMIHDITGPLAIQKFREMNGGRVFDKKGVIILFDHQVPADSIPAAENHAYMRQFAKEQDIHNYDLREGVCHQVVMEKGLATPGKIVVGADSHTCMYGAGGAFATGIGSTDMGFVLKFGALYFRVPQTILARVKGTFQPRVGAKDLILSIVHDIGADGATYQAVEFAGPTIRDMDMAGRMTCCNMAIEMGGKAGIVAPDETTWAYFKERSDVAPFPLESDPDAKYSGVRDYDVSRLAPQVAVPHNVDQGVDVKEVAGTHVDQVFIGSCTNGRFEDLAEAAEVLGTHRFSDEVRVLIIPASRDEYLKALRAGLIERFVEAGALVEAPCCGPCMGGAIGLIGPGEVSLSTSNRNFKGRQGSAEGKVYLCSPATAAASAIYGEITDPREVRS, via the coding sequence ATGGGCAAGACCATAGTTGAGAAGATATTCTCTTCCCGTTGCGGAAGGGACGTGGAGGCAGGGGAGGTTGTCATGGCGCCGATAGATGCGGCGATGATCCATGACATCACCGGCCCCCTGGCCATCCAGAAGTTCCGTGAGATGAACGGCGGCAGGGTCTTTGACAAGAAGGGTGTCATCATCCTTTTCGACCACCAGGTCCCGGCGGATTCGATCCCTGCAGCCGAGAATCATGCATACATGCGGCAGTTTGCAAAGGAGCAGGATATTCACAACTATGATCTTCGGGAAGGGGTCTGCCACCAGGTGGTTATGGAGAAGGGTCTTGCCACCCCGGGTAAGATCGTGGTGGGTGCCGACTCCCATACCTGCATGTACGGTGCCGGAGGAGCGTTCGCGACCGGGATCGGGTCCACGGACATGGGATTTGTCCTGAAGTTCGGGGCCCTCTACTTCCGGGTGCCTCAGACGATCCTGGCCCGGGTGAAGGGCACGTTCCAGCCCCGGGTTGGGGCAAAAGACCTGATACTCTCCATCGTCCACGATATCGGGGCCGACGGGGCGACCTACCAGGCGGTGGAGTTCGCGGGCCCGACGATCCGCGACATGGACATGGCGGGCAGGATGACCTGCTGCAACATGGCCATCGAGATGGGAGGAAAGGCCGGGATTGTGGCCCCGGACGAGACGACCTGGGCGTACTTTAAGGAAAGAAGCGACGTCGCCCCGTTCCCGCTGGAAAGCGACCCGGATGCGAAGTATTCCGGGGTCCGGGACTACGACGTGAGCAGGCTTGCCCCGCAGGTGGCGGTCCCCCACAATGTCGACCAGGGAGTGGACGTGAAGGAGGTGGCCGGGACACACGTCGACCAGGTCTTCATCGGCTCCTGCACGAACGGGCGTTTCGAGGACCTCGCGGAGGCCGCAGAGGTGCTCGGGACCCACAGGTTCTCGGACGAGGTCCGGGTCCTGATCATCCCGGCATCGCGGGACGAGTACCTGAAGGCACTCAGGGCCGGGTTGATCGAGCGGTTCGTGGAAGCGGGAGCCCTCGTAGAAGCTCCCTGCTGCGGCCCCTGCATGGGGGGTGCGATCGGGCTGATCGGGCCCGGAGAGGTCTCGCTCTCCACCTCGAACAGGAACTTCAAGGGCAGGCAGGGGAGTGCGGAGGGGAAGGTATACCTCTGCTCTCCGGCTACCGCCGCGGCAAGTGCCATCTATGGCGAGATCACCGACCCGAGGGAGGTGCGGTCATGA
- a CDS encoding 3-isopropylmalate dehydratase small subunit, translating to MRAWKFGDNIDTDAIIPGRFLTIYDPKELASHAFEGIRHEFAKSVRPGDVIVAGRNFGCGSSREHAPHALSGAGVRFVIARTFARIFYRNAINVGLLPLVCEDADRIRDGAEISVDIEKGFVESEGARYRIEPVPDFLQQIVNAGGLVDYAKDLTEVETCTGSRR from the coding sequence ATGAGGGCATGGAAATTCGGGGACAACATCGATACCGATGCGATCATCCCCGGGAGGTTCCTGACCATCTACGACCCGAAGGAGCTCGCCTCCCACGCGTTCGAGGGGATCAGGCATGAATTCGCGAAGTCCGTCCGGCCGGGAGACGTGATCGTGGCCGGGCGTAACTTCGGGTGCGGCTCCTCAAGGGAGCACGCCCCTCATGCACTCTCCGGGGCCGGCGTCCGGTTCGTCATCGCCCGCACGTTCGCCCGCATATTCTACCGGAACGCCATCAATGTGGGGCTGCTCCCCCTGGTATGCGAGGACGCCGACAGGATCCGGGACGGTGCGGAGATCTCGGTCGATATCGAAAAGGGATTCGTCGAATCGGAGGGGGCGAGGTATCGCATCGAGCCCGTCCCCGACTTCCTCCAGCAGATCGTCAATGCCGGAGGGCTGGTTGACTACGCGAAGGACTTAACCGAGGTGGAGACATGTACAGGATCGCGTCGATAG
- a CDS encoding 3-isopropylmalate dehydrogenase, with protein sequence MYRIASIGGDGIGPEIITEGKKVVEAAGDAYGFGVAWEDFDIGAERYLSTGDVLTEEDLSELAKFRAIYFGAIGDDRVKPGILEKGILLRLRFHFDQYINLRPIRLLHGVSTPLAGKSPDDIDFVVVRENTEDFYVGIGSRFTGHEKKTLDVFREMYQVRFGLDVESDAEEIAYQIGVITREGARRAIKYSFDLAGKRRKKVTSVDKANVLSEVYGLWRDVFTGVASEYPGIQTEFNFVDAVTMWFVKNPEWFDVVVTPNMFGDIITDLGAMIQGGMGLAPGGNINPSGTSMFEPIHGSAPKYKGMGVANPFATIWAGAMMLEHIGEPAAGAAIVSAIERAIAEKKVTRDMGGSLSTSEVGDFVASAVKK encoded by the coding sequence ATGTACAGGATCGCGTCGATAGGCGGGGACGGCATCGGCCCCGAGATCATCACCGAAGGAAAGAAGGTGGTGGAGGCCGCGGGGGATGCCTACGGCTTCGGGGTTGCGTGGGAGGACTTCGATATCGGCGCCGAGAGGTATCTCTCCACCGGGGACGTTCTCACCGAGGAGGACCTTTCCGAGCTGGCAAAATTCAGGGCGATCTATTTCGGTGCGATAGGCGACGACCGGGTAAAGCCGGGGATCCTGGAGAAGGGGATCCTGCTCCGGCTCCGGTTCCATTTCGACCAGTACATCAACCTGCGGCCTATCCGGCTGCTCCATGGAGTATCCACCCCTCTCGCCGGGAAAAGTCCCGATGATATCGATTTCGTGGTGGTTCGTGAGAACACCGAGGACTTCTACGTGGGTATCGGCTCCCGGTTCACGGGACACGAGAAGAAGACCCTGGACGTTTTCCGGGAGATGTACCAGGTGCGGTTCGGGCTCGACGTAGAGAGCGATGCCGAGGAGATCGCCTACCAGATCGGGGTCATCACCCGGGAAGGCGCGAGGAGGGCGATCAAATACTCCTTCGACCTGGCCGGGAAGCGGAGGAAGAAAGTGACCTCGGTGGATAAAGCCAATGTACTCTCGGAGGTCTACGGCCTGTGGAGGGATGTATTTACAGGAGTTGCGTCGGAATATCCCGGGATCCAGACCGAGTTCAATTTCGTCGATGCCGTTACCATGTGGTTCGTAAAGAACCCGGAGTGGTTCGACGTGGTGGTCACCCCGAACATGTTCGGGGATATCATCACCGACCTCGGGGCCATGATCCAGGGGGGTATGGGGCTCGCCCCCGGCGGGAACATCAACCCGTCCGGGACCTCCATGTTCGAACCTATCCACGGTTCTGCCCCGAAATACAAGGGAATGGGAGTGGCGAACCCCTTCGCCACCATATGGGCCGGCGCCATGATGCTCGAGCACATCGGGGAACCGGCAGCGGGGGCAGCGATCGTATCGGCCATAGAGCGGGCCATCGCGGAGAAGAAGGTCACCCGCGACATGGGCGGGTCGCTCTCCACCTCGGAGGTCGGGGATTTCGTAGCCTCGGCAGTGAAAAAATAA
- a CDS encoding type 1 glutamine amidotransferase family protein — MPILYLYILDTLSDWETGHALGELHSGRYLKDPSLKYDVVLCGKSLDTITTMGGLKLTPDITIENIRAKKGDLLILPGADTWLDPAHAPIISKVATLLEQEMVVAAICGATLGLANAGLLDNRPHTSNDPGALKMFCPGYKGAQFYRTEPAVTDGNLITGSGLAPVEFAYSIFRKLDVMNPATLDAWYGLFTLRKPEFFYALMASLPSQ, encoded by the coding sequence ATGCCGATACTCTATCTCTATATCCTTGATACGCTTTCCGACTGGGAAACCGGCCATGCCCTTGGCGAACTCCATTCCGGAAGGTATCTCAAAGACCCGTCGCTGAAGTACGATGTTGTCCTGTGCGGAAAATCCCTGGATACGATAACGACGATGGGCGGACTGAAGTTGACACCGGATATCACCATTGAGAATATCAGGGCAAAAAAAGGAGATCTCCTGATCCTGCCCGGCGCAGACACCTGGCTTGATCCCGCCCATGCGCCGATTATCAGTAAGGTAGCCACGCTCCTGGAGCAGGAGATGGTTGTTGCAGCAATCTGCGGGGCTACCCTCGGCCTGGCCAATGCCGGGCTGCTTGACAACCGGCCCCACACCAGCAATGATCCCGGAGCGCTCAAAATGTTCTGCCCCGGATACAAAGGAGCGCAATTTTACCGGACAGAGCCTGCAGTGACAGACGGGAACCTTATCACGGGAAGCGGGCTTGCACCGGTTGAATTTGCCTACAGCATATTCAGGAAACTGGATGTCATGAATCCCGCAACCCTCGACGCATGGTACGGGCTCTTTACGTTAAGGAAACCGGAATTTTTCTATGCCCTCATGGCATCCCTGCCTTCTCAATAA
- a CDS encoding nitrogenase component 1, which produces MHEGENPLWPCAMAGAVACLSGFSGLGVIIHGSSGCYFYPATVLRTDLSSTFLVEEDVVFGAEERVRETVERLLPRFDRLAVVTTCATALTGDDIHRITGRDDILVVDSPGFMGEFEQGFSAALEALPLRSDPEHSGVTLAGISAADPFGRGNELEIRRLCSLAGIRVGAVLCRDRFSSLSRLPPATLSANPDIAGRFGEEIGSMLGFPAIRGSLPGLSLRFPDADTGVLEEELREAEERVVRACDKYLRRYDPPSVAIFAQAGYAGFAADMLSTYLDAGITGIFSRNPPGNGALTQTGKPPGTPPGSPPGSTTGDRGIRQVLDLGVEEEILRADPPDLIAGSSFEQSLMPGTPFVGITPPLRGRVRLRATPLAGTEGALSFMEDAINACIDEKKRV; this is translated from the coding sequence GTGCATGAAGGGGAGAACCCGCTCTGGCCCTGCGCTATGGCGGGTGCGGTCGCGTGCCTCTCCGGGTTCTCGGGGCTCGGGGTGATCATCCACGGGTCGAGCGGGTGTTACTTCTACCCGGCGACCGTGCTCCGGACCGACCTCTCCTCCACCTTTCTCGTGGAGGAGGACGTAGTCTTCGGGGCCGAGGAACGGGTCAGGGAAACGGTGGAGCGGCTGCTTCCCCGGTTCGACCGGCTCGCGGTGGTGACCACCTGCGCGACCGCCCTGACCGGAGACGATATCCACCGCATCACCGGGAGGGACGATATCCTGGTGGTGGACAGCCCGGGGTTCATGGGGGAGTTCGAACAGGGCTTCTCCGCGGCACTCGAGGCACTGCCCCTCCGGAGCGACCCGGAGCACTCCGGGGTAACCCTCGCAGGGATCAGCGCCGCGGATCCTTTCGGAAGGGGGAATGAACTTGAGATCAGGAGGCTCTGTTCCCTCGCAGGGATCCGGGTGGGAGCGGTGCTCTGCCGGGACAGGTTCTCCTCCCTCTCCCGCCTTCCCCCGGCAACGCTCTCCGCGAATCCCGACATCGCCGGACGGTTCGGCGAGGAGATCGGGTCGATGCTTGGGTTCCCCGCGATACGGGGGAGCCTTCCCGGGCTCTCCCTCCGGTTCCCTGACGCCGATACCGGTGTCCTCGAGGAAGAACTCCGGGAGGCCGAGGAACGGGTGGTCCGGGCGTGCGACAAGTACCTCCGCCGGTACGACCCTCCCTCCGTCGCGATATTTGCCCAGGCGGGCTATGCGGGATTCGCCGCGGATATGCTCTCAACGTACCTCGACGCCGGGATCACCGGGATCTTCTCCCGGAACCCGCCTGGAAACGGGGCATTGACTCAGACCGGGAAACCTCCCGGAACGCCGCCAGGAAGTCCGCCCGGTTCAACCACCGGTGACCGCGGGATCCGGCAGGTCCTGGATCTGGGGGTCGAGGAGGAGATCCTCCGGGCGGACCCTCCCGACCTTATCGCAGGGTCTTCGTTCGAACAGTCGCTCATGCCGGGCACCCCGTTCGTAGGGATAACCCCTCCGCTCCGGGGCAGGGTCAGGCTCAGGGCCACTCCCCTTGCGGGGACCGAAGGGGCGCTGTCCTTCATGGAAGACGCCATTAATGCCTGTATCGACGAAAAGAAACGGGTATAG
- a CDS encoding nitrogenase component 1, protein MSSSRSEGCTLTGALSITTAVRDAVSIIHGPRGCAHHNFSLFHTVAVDRGRPPPRILSSMVTEKDVVFGGEEALERALHRAVQMDPACIFVLTSCVADTIGDDTAMVCREDRPVPVVHIPTSGFLGGGFHDGERNALIALATMEDHGRPAREGPGGITLVGEKNLEYEVDQNYAEIVRLLSLLGVEVRLRFVREIDSREVGLLGRGSLNILRETGLTPVGEALEVRFGTPFISSFPLGLEGTLVFLSQVAESEGKTADPALEKEKRRQRALVEEFGDIRGRSVRLEGVTDPGEQEAVRELAELFDLSVDERGASLPLPSPFPAGTSGVRRVLHRWRARTRA, encoded by the coding sequence ATGAGTTCATCGCGATCTGAAGGATGCACCCTCACCGGGGCCCTCTCGATCACCACGGCGGTCCGTGACGCGGTCAGCATAATTCACGGGCCCCGGGGCTGCGCCCACCACAATTTTTCGCTCTTCCATACGGTCGCCGTGGACCGGGGAAGACCTCCGCCCCGGATTCTCTCGTCCATGGTCACCGAGAAGGACGTGGTCTTCGGGGGGGAAGAAGCCCTCGAGCGGGCGCTTCACCGGGCCGTGCAGATGGACCCGGCGTGCATCTTCGTGCTCACCAGCTGTGTCGCCGATACCATCGGGGACGACACCGCCATGGTCTGCAGGGAGGACCGGCCCGTCCCGGTGGTCCACATCCCCACCTCCGGGTTCCTCGGCGGGGGGTTCCACGACGGGGAGAGGAATGCCCTGATCGCCCTCGCGACCATGGAAGACCATGGCCGGCCGGCCCGGGAAGGACCCGGGGGAATCACCCTTGTGGGGGAGAAGAACCTGGAGTACGAGGTGGACCAGAACTATGCCGAGATTGTCAGGCTGCTCTCGCTCCTCGGGGTGGAGGTCCGGCTCCGGTTCGTCCGGGAGATCGATTCCCGGGAGGTCGGGCTCCTCGGGAGGGGGTCATTAAACATCCTCCGGGAGACGGGGCTCACCCCCGTCGGGGAGGCCCTTGAGGTCCGGTTCGGGACCCCGTTTATCTCTTCATTTCCCCTTGGTCTCGAAGGGACGCTCGTCTTTTTAAGTCAGGTTGCGGAGTCAGAGGGGAAAACGGCAGACCCGGCGTTGGAGAAGGAAAAAAGACGCCAGCGGGCTCTCGTCGAGGAGTTCGGGGACATCAGAGGCAGGTCGGTGAGGCTCGAGGGAGTGACGGATCCCGGAGAGCAGGAGGCCGTCCGCGAGCTCGCGGAACTGTTCGACCTCTCGGTCGACGAGCGGGGAGCCTCCCTCCCCCTCCCGTCCCCGTTCCCTGCGGGCACTTCCGGGGTCCGACGGGTGCTCCACCGGTGGAGGGCGAGGACCCGTGCATGA
- the cfbC gene encoding Ni-sirohydrochlorin a,c-diamide reductive cyclase ATP-dependent reductase subunit: MKQIALYGKGGIGKSTTSANLSAALSDRGLDILQIGCDPKRDSTRMLMRGRLIPTVMDLVRERGDRSLTLDDVVFEGYRGVRCVEAGGPEPGVGCAGRGIIATFQILERLGALHGDVVVYDVLGDVVCGGFAMPMREGYAEEVYLVTSGELMSLYAANNICKAIKRLSSRAKSKTRLAGVICNAKNLPREDELVARFAEQIGSTMVQFIPRDPVVQLAELNKMTVIEYAPESSQAGAYRDLAGKVLENTRLDVPEPLEIEELESLAYEFIAI; encoded by the coding sequence ATGAAGCAGATAGCCCTCTACGGGAAGGGAGGGATTGGAAAATCGACGACATCTGCAAATCTTTCAGCCGCGCTCTCGGACCGGGGCCTGGATATCCTGCAGATCGGGTGCGACCCGAAACGTGACAGCACCCGGATGCTGATGAGGGGCCGGCTGATCCCTACCGTGATGGACCTGGTCAGGGAACGGGGCGACCGCTCCCTCACCCTGGACGACGTGGTCTTCGAGGGCTACCGGGGCGTCCGTTGCGTGGAAGCGGGCGGGCCCGAACCCGGCGTCGGGTGTGCCGGGAGGGGGATCATCGCCACGTTCCAGATCCTGGAGCGGCTCGGGGCGCTCCACGGGGACGTGGTGGTGTACGACGTGCTCGGGGACGTGGTGTGCGGGGGATTCGCCATGCCCATGCGGGAGGGCTATGCCGAGGAGGTCTACCTGGTCACTTCGGGGGAGCTGATGTCCCTCTACGCGGCGAACAACATCTGCAAGGCCATAAAACGGCTCTCGTCGCGTGCGAAGAGCAAGACGCGCCTCGCGGGCGTGATCTGCAACGCGAAGAACCTTCCCCGGGAGGACGAGCTCGTGGCCCGCTTCGCCGAGCAGATCGGGAGCACCATGGTACAGTTCATCCCCCGGGACCCGGTGGTCCAGCTCGCGGAACTGAACAAGATGACCGTGATCGAATACGCCCCCGAATCCTCGCAGGCGGGCGCCTACCGGGACCTTGCAGGAAAAGTCCTGGAGAACACCCGGCTCGACGTCCCCGAGCCGCTCGAGATCGAGGAACTGGAATCCCTCGCATATGAGTTCATCGCGATCTGA